In candidate division KSB1 bacterium, the following proteins share a genomic window:
- a CDS encoding GWxTD domain-containing protein: protein MWKLCIACTLAALTAIAAIDESTPPPVISQGAGPLFRCQIGQKLTTSLDSLRLTVAMSVPYDNLVFLRSDSGFQAQFELVTSLFRDGTGLVSEKIRTVTVDAQQYAETNSRTRNAVHVDEFDVVAGEYKVRVTMTADRESRRRSKWEGSIDVGASDPLLRMSDINWVSEDAQLAELGVPRLVEGFSTGEEDPRARIQLFSTGRDSIRLIWQVLDHDNKVALRSESAVMPDSTIQVHEYQFVLDSLAPAKYTLKVEADGNGRRETRSRPFGLRIPGIPASITDLDIAIRQLKYIASTSENKQLRQAVFPDRERLFREFWLRRDPTSGTDENELMDEYYHRVEVANEKFATHREGWDTDRGRVYILYGEPTDIERHPFDSGSRPYEIWYYSSIARMFVFVDYTGFGDYTLTGPEWGY from the coding sequence ATGTGGAAGCTTTGCATTGCCTGTACTCTCGCAGCCCTGACGGCGATTGCGGCGATCGACGAATCGACTCCGCCTCCCGTAATTTCGCAAGGGGCCGGGCCGTTGTTCCGTTGTCAAATCGGGCAGAAGCTGACGACCAGCCTCGACTCGCTGCGATTGACCGTGGCGATGTCGGTTCCGTACGACAACCTTGTTTTCTTGCGATCGGATTCCGGTTTTCAGGCGCAGTTTGAACTGGTCACCTCACTGTTTCGCGACGGAACCGGACTGGTTTCGGAGAAGATTCGGACCGTCACGGTGGACGCGCAGCAGTATGCCGAAACCAATAGCCGCACGCGGAACGCCGTGCATGTCGATGAGTTTGACGTCGTCGCCGGTGAATACAAGGTGCGGGTAACCATGACGGCGGACCGCGAATCGCGTCGCCGGTCGAAGTGGGAGGGGTCGATCGACGTCGGTGCCAGCGATCCACTGCTGCGAATGTCGGATATCAACTGGGTTTCGGAGGATGCGCAGCTGGCCGAGTTAGGCGTGCCCAGGCTGGTCGAGGGGTTTTCGACAGGCGAAGAGGATCCGCGCGCACGCATCCAGCTGTTCAGCACGGGTCGAGACTCGATCCGGCTGATCTGGCAGGTGCTGGATCATGACAACAAGGTCGCCCTGCGTTCGGAGTCCGCGGTCATGCCCGACTCGACGATTCAAGTGCACGAGTATCAATTTGTACTCGACAGCCTGGCGCCGGCCAAATATACCCTAAAGGTCGAGGCCGACGGGAATGGGCGACGGGAGACTCGATCGCGTCCGTTCGGGTTGCGCATTCCCGGAATTCCCGCTTCGATCACGGACCTCGATATCGCGATCCGACAGCTCAAGTACATCGCCTCAACGTCCGAGAACAAGCAGTTGCGGCAGGCCGTATTCCCCGACCGGGAGCGGCTGTTTCGCGAGTTCTGGTTGCGACGCGATCCAACGTCGGGGACCGATGAAAATGAATTGATGGATGAGTACTATCACCGCGTTGAGGTCGCCAACGAGAAGTTCGCCACGCATCGCGAGGGCTGGGATACCGATCGCGGGCGGGTTTACATTCTATACGGAGAACCCACCGATATCGAACGCCACCCATTCGACTCCGGCTCGCGCCCCTATGAGATCTGGTACTATAGTTCGATTGCTCGCATGTTCGTGTTTGTGGACTACACCGGGTTCGGCGATTACACCTTGACCGGACCGGAGTGGGGATACTGA
- a CDS encoding LD-carboxypeptidase, which translates to MILPRPLQRGGTIGICAPAGPVKPERLARAVREIEASGFRVVLSEQVLGNIGLFSAPDETRGAELLQMFQRADVDAVFCARGGVGSSRLLELLDWQRIAEVRKPLVGLSDTTVLQWVLWQRTGLVSFAGPLAVEWDGALSAATRDHCTNLLAGRQCDNLLSAFPGRGRVLRRGRQDRVTAPLLPGNLTMITTLLGTPYLPDLRDVALLVEDIHEPPHRVDRMFFHLRNAGVLNSLAALLIGDFGDGSVSVDADSIERSALAAAAGTDYPILTDIPFGHGPDRMSLPIGGNVQISCQELRMQWIDTLDGEPST; encoded by the coding sequence TTGATTCTGCCGCGACCGCTGCAGCGCGGAGGTACCATCGGCATCTGCGCGCCGGCGGGCCCGGTCAAGCCGGAACGACTTGCGCGAGCCGTCCGGGAGATCGAAGCCAGCGGATTTCGAGTCGTTCTGTCGGAACAAGTGCTCGGCAATATCGGGCTGTTTTCGGCGCCCGACGAGACTCGCGGCGCAGAACTCCTGCAGATGTTTCAGCGTGCGGATGTGGATGCCGTCTTCTGTGCCCGAGGCGGCGTGGGTTCGAGTCGTTTGCTCGAGTTGCTGGACTGGCAGCGGATTGCCGAGGTTCGGAAGCCGTTGGTGGGACTTTCCGACACCACGGTGTTGCAATGGGTATTATGGCAGCGCACCGGACTGGTGAGCTTCGCGGGTCCGTTGGCAGTGGAGTGGGATGGAGCGCTCAGCGCGGCAACTCGAGATCATTGCACGAATTTACTGGCGGGTCGGCAGTGCGACAATCTCCTCTCCGCCTTTCCCGGGCGCGGACGAGTGTTGCGCCGCGGCAGGCAAGACCGCGTGACCGCGCCACTGCTCCCCGGGAATCTAACCATGATCACGACGCTGCTGGGGACTCCCTATCTGCCCGACCTGCGCGATGTGGCCTTATTGGTGGAGGATATCCATGAACCGCCGCACCGTGTGGACCGCATGTTCTTCCATCTCCGAAATGCCGGGGTGCTTAACTCTCTGGCGGCGCTCTTGATCGGCGATTTCGGCGACGGAAGCGTTTCCGTTGATGCAGATTCTATCGAACGATCCGCGCTCGCTGCCGCGGCCGGCACCGATTATCCGATTCTAACCGACATTCCGTTCGGCCACGGTCCGGACCGCATGTCGCTACCCATCGGCGGCAATGTCCAGATCAGTTGTCAGGAGTTGCGAATGCAATGGATCGACACGCTCGACGGGGAGCCGTCAACGTGA
- a CDS encoding phosphoribosylglycinamide formyltransferase has protein sequence MDRHARRGAVNVKPLRIACFVSGNGTLFEHIARKCLQKEIPATVVVVISSSSTAKALERAAALEIPAEVVRRGADESDDVYATRLLDTLRKYQVNFICLAGFLKLLPAQLIREYSGRVLNIHPALLPAFGGKGMYGRRVHEAVIDSGVRVSGATVHLVDEEFDHGPIVAQRAVFVHADDNPDTLAERVHAVEFDLYAQAVTWFAQSRVRIDGRKVTILPLYSK, from the coding sequence ATGGATCGACACGCTCGACGGGGAGCCGTCAACGTGAAGCCGCTCCGCATCGCATGCTTCGTGTCGGGGAACGGTACGCTGTTTGAGCACATCGCTCGGAAGTGTCTGCAAAAGGAGATCCCGGCAACGGTTGTCGTCGTGATCTCGTCGTCGAGCACTGCGAAGGCGTTGGAACGGGCCGCGGCGCTGGAAATCCCGGCCGAGGTTGTGCGACGGGGCGCGGACGAAAGTGATGATGTGTATGCCACGAGGCTGCTCGACACGCTCCGCAAGTATCAGGTGAACTTCATCTGCCTCGCGGGTTTCCTGAAATTGTTGCCCGCGCAGTTGATCCGCGAGTATTCCGGCCGGGTCTTGAATATCCATCCCGCCTTGCTGCCCGCTTTCGGCGGCAAAGGGATGTACGGGCGGCGGGTGCATGAAGCGGTGATCGATTCCGGTGTGCGGGTCTCGGGAGCAACCGTGCATCTCGTCGATGAGGAATTCGATCACGGTCCCATCGTTGCCCAACGCGCCGTGTTTGTGCATGCTGACGACAATCCGGATACGCTTGCGGAACGGGTGCACGCCGTCGAATTTGACCTTTATGCGCAGGCGGTCACATGGTTTGCGCAATCCCGCGTCCGGATTGACGGACGCAAAGTTACGATCCTTCCTCTATATTCCAAATGA
- the purH gene encoding bifunctional phosphoribosylaminoimidazolecarboxamide formyltransferase/IMP cyclohydrolase, whose amino-acid sequence MIRIRRALLSVSDKSGLIELGQELLRHGVELIASGGTAAALEKAGLAVTPVEKWTGSPEAMEGRIKTLHPRIHGGLLARRDHPGDLADMGRLGLDFIDLVVINFYPFEQTLAAGKPEHEIIEAIDVGGPSMMRAAVKNAQHVVAVCDPSQYGELSALLAEWHGEVPEEFSKRCAASAFARMVAYDSAIAAWLNGGELEPLPLRRVRGLRYGENPHQQAWLYARAGEPAAGLVAADQLGGKELSYNNFLDADGALKLLREFDEPAAVIVKHVTPCGVGVGGNLSEAVTLALQTDRTSAFGGIVAFNRELDAEAAEVLAEIFLEIILAPAFSDAARAVLSKKKALRLLEFDWDELKRPFASRELRAIWGGYLRQTPDDELPELDNHKVVTRRAPTPTELAAMRLGWKVCKHVRSNAIVFADERHTLGIGAGQMSRVDSAELAVKKARMAPLELKGSACASDAFFPFRDGLEIAAKAGATAIIQPGGSVRDAEVIAAADEQNLAMVFTGRRHFRH is encoded by the coding sequence ATGATACGGATTCGTCGCGCTCTGCTGAGCGTTTCTGATAAGTCAGGGTTGATCGAGTTGGGACAGGAGTTATTGCGGCACGGCGTAGAATTGATCGCGAGCGGAGGAACCGCCGCCGCGCTCGAAAAGGCCGGATTGGCCGTCACGCCGGTGGAGAAATGGACAGGCTCGCCGGAGGCGATGGAAGGGCGCATCAAGACTCTGCATCCGCGGATTCACGGCGGTTTGCTGGCGCGCCGCGACCATCCCGGTGATCTCGCCGATATGGGACGCCTCGGACTTGATTTTATCGATCTCGTTGTCATCAATTTCTATCCGTTTGAACAGACCCTGGCGGCGGGCAAGCCCGAACACGAGATCATCGAGGCGATTGATGTAGGCGGACCCTCCATGATGCGAGCCGCCGTGAAGAACGCGCAGCATGTCGTTGCCGTGTGCGACCCGTCACAGTACGGCGAGTTGTCGGCGCTGCTTGCGGAATGGCACGGCGAGGTTCCCGAGGAGTTCAGCAAACGCTGCGCGGCGAGCGCCTTCGCGCGCATGGTGGCCTATGACAGCGCGATTGCGGCGTGGCTCAACGGAGGAGAACTGGAGCCGTTGCCGCTACGGCGCGTGCGGGGACTGCGCTATGGCGAGAACCCGCATCAGCAGGCGTGGCTGTATGCCCGGGCCGGTGAACCGGCGGCGGGACTCGTTGCCGCGGATCAGCTCGGTGGCAAGGAGCTTTCGTACAACAATTTCCTCGACGCCGACGGCGCCTTGAAGCTGTTACGCGAGTTTGATGAGCCTGCGGCCGTTATCGTCAAGCATGTTACGCCGTGCGGAGTTGGTGTCGGAGGCAACCTCTCTGAAGCGGTAACGCTGGCGCTGCAAACCGACCGGACGTCGGCGTTCGGAGGGATTGTCGCATTCAACCGCGAGCTGGATGCAGAAGCCGCCGAAGTGTTAGCGGAGATCTTCCTGGAGATCATCCTTGCTCCCGCTTTCAGCGACGCGGCGCGAGCGGTTTTGTCGAAGAAGAAAGCGCTGCGGCTGCTCGAGTTCGATTGGGATGAACTGAAACGACCGTTTGCTTCACGCGAACTTCGCGCAATCTGGGGTGGCTATTTGCGACAGACACCGGATGACGAATTGCCAGAGCTTGACAACCATAAGGTCGTCACCAGGCGTGCGCCAACTCCGACCGAACTCGCGGCCATGAGATTGGGCTGGAAAGTCTGCAAGCACGTGCGTTCGAATGCGATCGTTTTCGCCGATGAGCGACACACCCTCGGGATCGGCGCCGGGCAGATGTCGCGCGTGGACTCCGCCGAACTCGCGGTCAAGAAAGCCAGAATGGCACCCCTCGAGCTCAAGGGCTCGGCTTGCGCATCGGACGCCTTCTTCCCGTTTCGTGACGGCTTGGAAATCGCGGCCAAAGCCGGAGCGACCGCGATTATCCAGCCGGGCGGCAGCGTGCGCGACGCGGAAGTGATCGCCGCCGCCGACGAACAGAATCTCGCGATGGTCTTCACCGGACGCCGACACTTCAGACATTAA
- a CDS encoding rod shape-determining protein, with translation MAFSLSGLFSNEIAIDLGTCNTLVYVKGKGIVVREPSMVAVRKRDNKVIAVGTEAREMLGKTHRDLEVSRPMRDGVIDDDELAEVMIRAFIRKAQTNRMMRPRVIVCVPSGVTKSEKRIIRDSAEHAGAREVYLIAEPMAAALGVGLPVNEPIGSMVIDIGGGTTEIAVISLSGIITDTSIRVGGDELDECIVQFMRRNYNLLIGERTAEEIKVRIGSAIKMDQELSIVAKGRDLVEGVPKAIEINSIEIREALNEPVSQIVEAVRMALEKTPPELAADIRDRGIVMTGGGSMIKGLDVRLREETSLPVILAEDPLTCVVRGTGKVLDDFETFSKVLLPS, from the coding sequence ATGGCGTTTTCTCTCAGTGGCTTGTTCTCCAACGAAATTGCCATTGATCTTGGAACCTGCAATACTCTGGTCTATGTAAAGGGCAAGGGAATCGTCGTGCGCGAACCGTCGATGGTGGCGGTGCGCAAGCGCGACAACAAGGTGATTGCCGTCGGTACCGAGGCCCGCGAGATGCTCGGGAAGACCCACCGCGATCTCGAAGTGAGTCGGCCCATGCGCGACGGCGTGATTGACGACGACGAACTTGCGGAAGTCATGATCCGGGCCTTCATCCGCAAGGCCCAGACCAACCGGATGATGCGGCCGAGGGTGATTGTGTGCGTGCCGTCCGGTGTCACCAAGTCCGAAAAACGGATTATTCGCGATTCCGCGGAGCACGCCGGCGCGCGCGAAGTCTATCTGATCGCCGAGCCGATGGCCGCCGCACTGGGCGTCGGCTTGCCGGTGAATGAACCCATCGGCAGCATGGTGATCGACATCGGCGGTGGCACGACCGAAATCGCCGTGATCTCGCTCTCGGGAATTATTACCGACACGTCCATTCGAGTCGGAGGCGATGAGTTGGATGAGTGCATCGTCCAATTCATGCGGCGTAACTATAACCTGCTGATCGGCGAGCGAACCGCCGAAGAGATCAAGGTACGCATCGGTTCGGCAATCAAGATGGACCAGGAACTGTCGATTGTCGCCAAGGGGCGCGACCTCGTGGAGGGCGTGCCGAAGGCCATCGAAATTAATTCCATTGAGATCCGGGAGGCATTGAACGAGCCGGTCTCGCAAATCGTCGAAGCGGTCCGGATGGCGCTGGAAAAAACACCGCCCGAACTCGCGGCGGATATCCGAGATCGGGGCATCGTCATGACTGGCGGCGGCTCCATGATTAAGGGGCTGGACGTCCGCCTGCGTGAAGAGACCTCGCTGCCGGTGATACTGGCCGAGGACCCGCTCACTTGCGTGGTGCGCGGCACGGGTAAGGTCCTCGATGACTTCGAGACCTTCAGCAAAGTACTGCTTCCCTCATAA
- the mreC gene encoding rod shape-determining protein MreC, with protein MRSSPRLFVPRLDWIILLITVGFSLTLLFFSKSPAVNGVKRELGTGLAYLAKPLVQLRRAFDVFRENAELRELSIDLSRENGELRAMTLENERLRGMLAFRNRFPYEMLSASVIAHPGIEIGGKLIVDRGKKDGLRMNAAVVAPAGLVGKVVEVANHTALVQTLVGNTYGVSVMVERSRAMGILRWLGPGEWTIVGLATGEDITVGDLILTTGAGFVFPAGIRVGVVSEIRAQAEPGSGFSRVQPFVRFNSVEELFVVTTSHPGTPAVEDSVVTTGTEP; from the coding sequence ATGCGGAGTTCGCCGCGGCTATTCGTTCCGCGCCTCGATTGGATTATCCTCCTGATCACGGTCGGCTTCTCGCTGACCCTTCTCTTTTTCAGTAAGAGTCCGGCGGTGAACGGAGTCAAGCGCGAACTGGGCACGGGGTTGGCCTATCTCGCAAAACCGCTGGTGCAGTTGCGACGGGCCTTCGATGTCTTTCGCGAAAACGCGGAGCTCCGCGAACTCTCGATCGACCTGAGCCGCGAGAACGGTGAATTGCGGGCGATGACCCTGGAAAATGAGCGGCTGCGAGGCATGCTCGCGTTTCGCAATCGGTTTCCGTACGAGATGCTCAGTGCGAGCGTGATTGCTCATCCCGGGATTGAAATCGGCGGCAAATTGATCGTGGATCGCGGGAAGAAGGACGGGCTGCGAATGAACGCAGCGGTGGTCGCCCCTGCCGGCTTGGTGGGAAAGGTGGTGGAAGTCGCGAATCACACAGCGCTTGTGCAGACGCTCGTCGGTAACACCTATGGCGTATCCGTCATGGTTGAACGCAGCCGGGCGATGGGAATCCTGCGCTGGCTGGGACCCGGAGAGTGGACCATCGTGGGTCTGGCGACCGGGGAAGACATCACCGTCGGGGATCTGATCCTTACGACAGGCGCTGGATTCGTGTTCCCCGCGGGCATTCGCGTGGGCGTCGTGTCGGAGATCCGCGCGCAGGCCGAGCCCGGCAGCGGGTTCAGCCGCGTTCAGCCGTTTGTCCGGTTCAATTCCGTGGAAGAGCTGTTCGTCGTAACCACGAGCCACCCGGGAACTCCAGCCGTTGAGGACTCGGTCGTGACCACGGGGACAGAGCCATGA
- the mrdA gene encoding penicillin-binding protein 2, with protein sequence MANQTSGETIRYFSFLGIVAALFCVLGVRLFELQVLQGNEYREKSDSNRIRLVETTPPRGVMRDRHGRLLLTNRASYSCWGVPRELWNDRAGLELLSGAMRKNTEFVRQNMIKPFRSTFQPMRIERDLSFGQLSAFEEMRDRIPGAFLELEQQRYYSRSLAAHALGYVSEVSKDELEKFPYARVGDLVGKRGLERIYDEALRGVPGRRFSIVNAHGQEIADEDKLDRIEPIAGKELWLSIDADVQALAESLMTGKIGAVVAMDVRNGGVVCMASAPTYDPQVFAGRIDSKEWNRLLTDPQKPMLNRASQTMYPPGSTIKMAMLTEALESKTITPAFTASCPGHYTVGNRTFKCWNKKGHGSVNVYRAIEESCDVFFYKVGMMLGADGINRALARYHFGTKTGVDQTSEADGLIPSEAYYNKRYGPSGWTKGFIPSIAIGQGEVLVTPLQLCAYACAVGDGKVWKKPFLVSGVYDPQTKTLQKREAPPGEPLSCSPENMAIVREGARRVVWGGGGTARRQQDEDCPIAGKTGTAQNAHGDDHAWFVGYAPYDDPIVACCVLVEFGEHGSSAAAPIAKEVMRAFVLSERGIDNPPISANLATAE encoded by the coding sequence ATGGCGAATCAAACGTCCGGCGAGACGATTCGCTATTTCAGCTTTCTCGGTATCGTCGCCGCGCTGTTTTGCGTGCTCGGGGTCCGGCTGTTTGAGCTGCAGGTATTGCAGGGAAACGAGTATCGCGAGAAGTCGGACAGCAATCGCATCAGGCTTGTGGAAACGACACCACCGCGCGGCGTCATGCGCGATCGCCACGGCCGCCTGCTGCTGACGAATCGTGCGTCCTATTCGTGTTGGGGAGTTCCCCGCGAACTCTGGAATGACCGAGCGGGGTTGGAGCTGCTCAGCGGCGCGATGCGGAAAAACACCGAATTCGTCCGGCAAAACATGATCAAGCCGTTCCGCTCGACATTCCAGCCCATGCGCATCGAGCGTGACCTGAGCTTCGGCCAGTTGTCCGCCTTTGAAGAAATGCGCGACCGGATCCCGGGTGCATTCTTGGAACTGGAGCAGCAGCGATATTACTCGCGTTCACTGGCGGCCCACGCGCTGGGATACGTCAGCGAGGTTTCCAAGGACGAGCTGGAAAAATTCCCCTATGCCAGAGTGGGCGATCTGGTCGGGAAGCGCGGATTGGAGCGCATCTACGACGAAGCGCTGCGCGGCGTGCCGGGACGGCGGTTTTCAATTGTCAATGCACATGGGCAGGAAATCGCCGACGAGGACAAGCTCGACCGCATCGAACCGATTGCCGGCAAGGAACTTTGGCTGTCGATTGACGCCGACGTACAGGCGCTGGCGGAATCGTTGATGACGGGCAAGATCGGCGCGGTGGTGGCGATGGACGTGCGAAACGGCGGAGTCGTGTGCATGGCCAGCGCACCGACCTACGACCCGCAGGTGTTCGCCGGGCGGATTGACTCCAAAGAGTGGAATCGGTTGCTGACGGATCCGCAGAAACCGATGCTGAACCGCGCGTCGCAGACCATGTATCCGCCCGGCTCGACAATCAAGATGGCGATGCTGACCGAGGCGCTCGAAAGCAAGACCATCACGCCCGCCTTCACCGCCAGCTGTCCCGGCCATTACACCGTCGGAAATCGCACCTTTAAGTGCTGGAACAAGAAGGGACATGGAAGCGTCAACGTCTATCGCGCGATCGAAGAAAGTTGCGACGTATTCTTTTACAAAGTAGGAATGATGCTGGGCGCCGACGGCATCAACCGGGCGCTCGCCCGTTACCACTTCGGCACGAAAACCGGCGTCGATCAAACGTCTGAGGCGGATGGGCTGATTCCTTCCGAGGCATACTACAACAAGCGCTACGGTCCCAGCGGCTGGACCAAAGGCTTCATCCCCTCCATCGCGATCGGTCAGGGCGAAGTGCTGGTGACGCCCCTCCAACTTTGCGCCTACGCATGCGCCGTGGGCGACGGAAAAGTCTGGAAGAAGCCATTTCTGGTCAGCGGGGTGTACGATCCACAGACCAAGACACTCCAGAAACGTGAGGCGCCGCCCGGAGAGCCGCTGAGCTGCTCCCCTGAAAACATGGCAATTGTGCGCGAAGGCGCCCGGCGGGTCGTCTGGGGCGGGGGCGGAACCGCCAGGCGGCAGCAGGATGAGGATTGTCCGATTGCCGGAAAGACCGGAACCGCGCAGAATGCACATGGCGACGACCACGCCTGGTTCGTGGGATATGCGCCGTACGATGACCCGATTGTCGCATGTTGCGTGCTGGTTGAGTTCGGCGAACACGGTTCGTCTGCTGCCGCACCGATCGCCAAAGAGGTTATGCGGGCCTTCGTGCTTTCCGAACGCGGGATAGACAACCCGCCGATCAGCGCTAATCTCGCGACGGCCGAATGA
- the rodA gene encoding rod shape-determining protein RodA — MSGRYQFPDPWILISVLGLVGIGLLANYSTSFAEGELEFTHFYRQLLWATIGGGLMIMTVAIPLRVFQSFAYVIYIIGVLSLIGVMFFGHVEMGARRWIDLGAFRLQPSEFAKVTTLLGVARFLTDFPRDIGKAWVTIVAVATCVVPMGLILVEPDLGTSLVFPMVMFCLLAWAGIPFWHLVLLLTPVLAVLTFWHQTLHIATLAAIVAAIFFSRRRLVPLALAVIVFLSVGSATPHLWGKLHPYQQKRLLTFINPEADPLGSAYQLIQSKIAIGSGGITGKGFLHGTQTQLKFLPEGHTDFIFSAWGEEFGFAGTLVVAVLFFILFVRAMRLAQRCHNPFYSSVAAGGACLITAQVLTNLLMTVGFLPVTGVPLPFVSYGGSSLLNMLTLSGLMLSVSVRWREY; from the coding sequence ATGAGTGGACGGTATCAGTTCCCCGATCCCTGGATCCTGATCTCAGTGCTCGGCCTCGTCGGAATCGGTTTGCTGGCCAATTACTCCACGAGCTTTGCCGAAGGCGAATTGGAATTCACCCATTTCTATCGGCAGTTGTTGTGGGCCACGATCGGCGGCGGCTTGATGATCATGACCGTGGCAATTCCGCTTCGCGTGTTCCAGTCGTTCGCCTACGTCATCTATATCATCGGCGTGCTGTCGCTAATCGGTGTAATGTTCTTCGGCCACGTTGAAATGGGGGCGAGACGCTGGATCGACTTGGGAGCCTTTCGACTCCAACCTTCGGAGTTTGCCAAGGTCACGACCCTGCTGGGAGTCGCGAGGTTTCTGACCGACTTTCCACGCGACATCGGCAAGGCCTGGGTGACCATCGTCGCCGTCGCGACGTGCGTGGTGCCGATGGGGTTGATTCTCGTAGAACCCGATCTCGGGACATCGCTCGTGTTCCCGATGGTCATGTTTTGCCTGCTGGCGTGGGCGGGAATCCCGTTCTGGCACCTGGTCTTGCTACTGACTCCCGTGTTGGCGGTGCTGACATTCTGGCACCAAACACTCCACATCGCTACGCTCGCTGCAATCGTGGCAGCCATCTTTTTCAGCCGGCGGAGACTGGTGCCCCTCGCACTCGCGGTCATTGTCTTTCTGTCCGTCGGCTCGGCGACGCCGCACCTCTGGGGCAAACTGCACCCCTATCAACAGAAGCGACTCCTGACATTTATCAACCCGGAAGCCGATCCGCTGGGATCCGCGTATCAGTTGATCCAATCCAAGATCGCGATTGGTTCCGGCGGGATCACCGGCAAGGGCTTCTTGCACGGCACGCAAACGCAGTTGAAGTTCCTGCCGGAAGGTCATACCGATTTCATCTTCAGCGCGTGGGGCGAAGAATTCGGTTTCGCCGGCACGCTGGTCGTGGCCGTGCTGTTCTTCATCCTGTTTGTCCGGGCGATGCGGTTAGCTCAGCGCTGCCACAATCCATTCTATTCATCAGTGGCCGCCGGCGGCGCTTGCCTGATCACGGCACAGGTACTGACTAATCTGCTGATGACCGTAGGATTCCTGCCCGTAACCGGAGTGCCCTTGCCGTTCGTGAGCTATGGTGGGAGTTCTTTGTTGAACATGTTGACCTTGTCCGGATTGATGTTGTCAGTAAGCGTGCGGTGGCGAGAGTACTGA